Proteins co-encoded in one Candidatus Dependentiae bacterium genomic window:
- a CDS encoding AAA family ATPase, with protein MLHFVKKLYKTIFFVVLFSLITTPYPIKAPLSLPSFEQICLGSVSFAALASLLMVYLDSRESRAQNHHKYTNNAHISDEIKQKISTKLKSLRLWKAHRELTANYLAVIDKFPFGITTESTIDLAAARASLDASHCGLSSVKETIIDYLAGIKLSGKSHKILCLSGMPGIGKTTVAESISKALGKKFSKITFGALKTLSSQTYGQEAELSGAGPIANALISAEAENPVILLDEIDKAPDYLLPQLLEILDPAQNKKFKDVYLGFEVDISNVTFIATANDLSKIARPLLDRMQVLELHPYSRQERVTIAHEKLIPQIAADMKLPKSIECKLHLLAEPLVDRIINNEAGVRDLKRYLISGAEKYARLHQEKRALLEDVTISPQEIIKTQHPEMLQLTPAFEIPEQKLVGVANGMYAAGTNGGGLLKIESICIPHGSGQLHANKLQGKFSAEAQNRVFAYVKSIADQYGIDQKTFRENDFMFGDQLYVPVDGPSAGLAHTVSLISTLTNTPVKQDFSMTGAIDMHGNVLPVNGYRDKILGSERSGIRNVVVPAAAKPVIESIKEDFKDLTIFYVSTVPEALKLVFETAQI; from the coding sequence GTGCTACATTTTGTAAAAAAACTATATAAAACAATATTTTTTGTTGTTTTGTTTTCATTGATTACAACTCCATACCCCATCAAAGCACCCCTTTCTCTGCCGAGCTTTGAACAAATTTGTCTAGGATCGGTAAGTTTTGCAGCCCTGGCATCATTATTAATGGTCTATCTTGATAGCCGAGAATCACGCGCACAAAATCACCATAAATATACAAATAACGCTCATATTTCAGATGAAATCAAACAAAAAATTTCAACAAAACTAAAGTCTTTAAGGCTCTGGAAAGCACACAGAGAATTAACCGCAAATTACCTTGCGGTAATTGACAAATTTCCTTTTGGTATCACAACTGAATCAACAATCGATCTTGCTGCTGCTCGCGCATCACTCGATGCTTCGCACTGTGGACTGAGCTCTGTCAAAGAAACCATCATTGACTACCTTGCTGGCATAAAACTCAGTGGCAAATCACACAAAATCCTTTGTTTGTCGGGAATGCCAGGGATTGGAAAAACTACCGTAGCTGAATCAATCAGCAAAGCCTTGGGTAAAAAATTTAGCAAAATAACTTTTGGAGCACTCAAAACCCTTTCATCTCAAACATATGGTCAGGAAGCAGAACTTTCTGGCGCAGGCCCAATCGCAAACGCCCTTATTTCTGCAGAAGCAGAGAATCCCGTAATATTGCTCGATGAAATCGACAAAGCTCCAGATTATTTACTCCCACAGCTACTTGAGATTCTTGATCCAGCTCAAAACAAAAAATTTAAAGATGTCTACCTCGGTTTTGAAGTCGATATTTCTAACGTTACCTTTATCGCAACTGCAAACGATTTATCAAAAATCGCACGACCACTTCTTGATAGAATGCAAGTTTTAGAACTTCACCCGTACAGCAGGCAAGAAAGAGTTACGATTGCTCATGAAAAATTAATTCCCCAAATTGCTGCCGACATGAAGCTGCCAAAAAGTATCGAATGCAAACTTCACTTACTCGCAGAACCTCTTGTCGATCGGATTATCAACAACGAAGCAGGGGTGCGAGATTTAAAACGCTATTTAATTTCAGGCGCAGAAAAATATGCTCGATTACATCAAGAAAAACGCGCTTTGCTTGAGGATGTTACCATTTCACCCCAAGAAATTATCAAAACTCAACATCCAGAAATGCTTCAACTTACCCCTGCCTTTGAAATTCCAGAACAAAAACTTGTTGGCGTTGCAAACGGGATGTATGCTGCCGGCACAAATGGCGGCGGATTGCTCAAAATCGAATCGATTTGTATTCCTCATGGATCTGGCCAACTACATGCAAATAAATTGCAAGGAAAGTTTTCTGCCGAAGCTCAAAACCGTGTCTTTGCATACGTAAAAAGTATCGCCGATCAATATGGAATTGATCAAAAAACATTCCGTGAAAACGACTTTATGTTTGGAGATCAATTATATGTTCCTGTCGATGGCCCTTCAGCGGGACTCGCTCATACCGTTTCTCTTATTTCAACACTGACAAATACCCCAGTAAAACAAGATTTTTCTATGACTGGCGCAATCGATATGCATGGCAACGTGTTGCCGGTTAATGGATATCGGGATAAAATATTAGGTTCTGAGCGATCAGGGATCAGAAACGTTGTAGTTCCTGCTGCTGCAAAACCTGTCATCGAAAGCATCAAAGAAGACTTTAAAGATTTAACTATTTTTTATGTCTCGACAGTTCCAGAAGCACTGAAATTAGTTTTTGAAACAGCACAAATATAA
- a CDS encoding AAA family ATPase, which translates to MIQKTILKTTLIALLFAPSLNKAASFGGFMRGTRDTVITLSILASIYLAWVHFSATTDEAILMNQLLAQNAIPSHIKKIITSKIKYASLRRNTYISYVLKYPWEKQFPPAVNLSKAHETLQSHHGMNLVKTHILEQVALLQLNPSLKLRPICLVGPSGTGKTSIAQVIARAMNRPFNILSMGNDEKYFRGFEYTYEGSEPGAFMKLHTNFKNKFSVILFDELDKLNNKAAQTILEALDPERNSEYQDTFMDFPIDLSNHFFIATANDLSKIPSAIKDRMTIINVDPYTPKEKEIIALKNFIPKLKEEYNLPEDAIAELTALMPLIIERTSRTIEGENGVRTLQQALKSLAAKYYTAFLMGKKISITKENLSSYLDPQFSEFRLSDTPEDAIMYANTHLKRLRVSQEIFRRIEDRISDFKGYADKTSATLIRTYVDWILKYPFVSQQPKTPQFSEIMAQLNATHYGIWHIKKIICEYLAGFLKSNGKSKKILCFHGYPGVGKTMAAESIAKALNRPFIKISLSNIRNFSNEYQQHPGHLAKALISAKSQYPVILFDELDKMDASLFTELLEAFDTNQNNAIKDHYLNINIDLSNALIIATANDIERIPHPLLNRMELVQIHPYTVQERLEIAKKHLLPKILQLIPLQDESVAALEKITPEITIILSQYEAGVRKLNQLLTKAAEQLAFIELTETSEKTKLIQEITAEKIIGAESADILQEWDASKPLTIPTIGVVNGMYAGGACGGGLLKIQANIIPGGTGLLIKNELGGKTAQISHQQTLMFIKTFADKLGIHSEILKNSDFAITKQDYNEFDGPSAGIAQTVALISALTKRPVKPGYAVTGAMDALGNLIPVGGYRDKIQGTIYAGITQFVVPECARRTIETLLPELPEITVHFVKTIDEAVNILLEKP; encoded by the coding sequence ATGATACAAAAAACAATCTTAAAAACCACGTTAATCGCTCTTCTTTTTGCTCCATCACTCAATAAGGCTGCAAGCTTTGGTGGGTTTATGCGCGGAACTCGCGACACCGTTATCACCCTCAGTATTCTGGCATCAATTTACCTTGCATGGGTACATTTTTCTGCAACAACAGACGAAGCCATTTTAATGAATCAGCTTTTAGCACAAAATGCGATTCCTTCGCACATAAAAAAAATTATTACCTCAAAAATTAAATATGCCTCCCTCAGAAGAAATACCTATATTTCCTACGTCCTTAAATACCCATGGGAAAAACAATTTCCACCAGCAGTAAATCTGAGCAAAGCACACGAAACACTCCAATCTCACCATGGAATGAATCTTGTAAAAACGCACATACTCGAACAAGTTGCATTATTGCAACTCAATCCATCTCTCAAGCTACGCCCAATTTGTTTAGTTGGGCCATCGGGAACGGGAAAGACTTCAATTGCTCAAGTAATTGCTCGTGCTATGAATAGACCGTTTAATATTCTTTCGATGGGAAATGATGAAAAATACTTCAGAGGATTTGAATACACCTATGAAGGCTCAGAACCCGGTGCATTCATGAAGCTGCATACCAACTTCAAAAACAAATTCAGCGTCATATTGTTTGATGAACTTGATAAACTCAATAACAAAGCAGCTCAAACTATTCTTGAAGCTCTTGACCCAGAAAGAAATAGTGAATACCAAGATACATTTATGGATTTTCCAATCGATCTTTCTAACCATTTTTTTATCGCAACAGCTAACGATCTTTCTAAAATTCCTTCAGCGATTAAAGACCGGATGACGATTATTAATGTCGATCCATACACCCCAAAAGAAAAAGAAATAATTGCACTCAAAAATTTTATCCCAAAACTCAAAGAAGAATACAACCTTCCAGAGGATGCTATTGCAGAATTAACCGCACTAATGCCACTCATTATCGAAAGAACATCTCGAACTATCGAAGGCGAAAATGGCGTTCGAACACTCCAACAAGCACTCAAGTCTTTAGCTGCTAAATATTACACCGCTTTTCTTATGGGAAAAAAAATTTCAATAACAAAAGAGAATCTTTCATCGTACCTAGATCCACAATTTTCAGAATTTAGACTTTCTGATACCCCAGAAGATGCTATCATGTACGCCAATACGCACCTCAAACGCTTGCGGGTGTCTCAAGAAATATTCAGAAGAATTGAAGATCGAATCAGCGATTTTAAAGGATATGCAGACAAAACAAGTGCAACGCTCATCCGGACCTATGTCGACTGGATTTTAAAATATCCCTTTGTGTCTCAGCAACCAAAGACACCACAGTTTTCTGAAATCATGGCCCAGCTCAATGCAACTCACTACGGAATCTGGCACATAAAAAAAATAATTTGCGAATACCTTGCTGGATTTTTGAAAAGCAACGGCAAATCAAAAAAAATTCTCTGTTTTCATGGCTATCCTGGCGTTGGAAAAACAATGGCAGCAGAATCTATCGCAAAAGCGCTAAACCGACCATTTATCAAAATTTCTCTCTCGAATATCAGGAATTTTTCTAACGAATATCAGCAGCACCCCGGGCACCTTGCAAAAGCCCTCATCTCTGCAAAAAGCCAATACCCAGTAATCCTCTTTGATGAGCTCGATAAAATGGATGCCTCACTTTTTACAGAACTTTTGGAAGCTTTTGACACCAACCAAAACAATGCAATCAAAGATCATTATTTAAATATTAACATAGATCTTTCTAACGCTCTGATTATCGCTACTGCTAACGATATAGAAAGAATTCCTCATCCGCTCTTAAACCGTATGGAACTTGTCCAAATTCATCCCTACACAGTGCAGGAACGTCTTGAAATAGCAAAAAAACACCTGCTTCCTAAGATTCTACAACTGATCCCTCTCCAAGACGAGTCTGTCGCAGCGTTAGAAAAAATTACACCAGAAATTACAATTATACTGTCCCAATATGAAGCCGGAGTTCGCAAACTCAACCAATTACTCACCAAAGCGGCTGAACAGTTGGCGTTTATCGAACTTACCGAAACAAGCGAAAAAACAAAGCTCATTCAAGAAATCACCGCCGAAAAAATTATTGGTGCAGAAAGTGCTGATATCTTACAAGAATGGGATGCCTCAAAACCTCTTACAATTCCAACTATCGGCGTTGTAAATGGCATGTATGCCGGAGGAGCTTGCGGCGGAGGATTACTAAAAATTCAAGCCAACATTATCCCTGGCGGAACCGGCCTTCTCATCAAAAATGAACTTGGTGGTAAAACCGCACAAATATCACACCAACAAACTCTTATGTTTATAAAAACATTTGCTGACAAGCTTGGTATACATTCAGAAATATTAAAAAATTCTGACTTTGCTATTACAAAACAAGATTATAATGAATTTGATGGACCTTCTGCGGGAATCGCGCAAACAGTTGCTCTTATTTCTGCGCTTACAAAACGTCCTGTAAAACCAGGATATGCTGTCACTGGTGCAATGGATGCACTCGGAAATCTCATTCCCGTCGGCGGCTATCGTGATAAAATTCAAGGAACTATTTATGCGGGAATAACACAATTTGTTGTTCCTGAATGTGCGCGAAGAACGATTGAAACGCTACTTCCAGAATTACCAGAAATCACCGTCCATTTTGTAAAAACAATCGATGAGGCAGTTAACATTCTTCTTGAAAAACCATAA